The following coding sequences are from one Lycium ferocissimum isolate CSIRO_LF1 chromosome 3, AGI_CSIRO_Lferr_CH_V1, whole genome shotgun sequence window:
- the LOC132049891 gene encoding cold shock protein 2-like isoform X1 translates to MESDQGRRMKGSVKWFSDQKGFGFVTPDDGGEDLFVHQSGIRSEGFRSLAEGEPVEFDVESGDDGRTKAVNVTGPGGAPVKGSTRGSSGGDRYGGGGGRYGGGRGGYGGGGGGGGCYKCGEEGHFARECSGGGGYGSGGGGYGGGGGGYGGGGGRYDRYGGGGGGGCFNCGEEGHFARECPNSSNR, encoded by the exons ATGGAGAGTGATCAGGGCCGTAGGATGAAGGGATCAGTGAAGTGGTTCAGTGATCAAAAGGGTTTCGGTTTCGTGACACCTGATGATGGTGGTGAGGATCTGTTTGTTCATCAATCAGGTATTAGATCTGAAGGTTTTCGTAGCTTAGCTGAAGGGGAACCTGTTGAGTTTGATGTTGAGTCTGGCGATGATGGAAGAACTAAGGCTGTTAATGTTACTGGTCCTGGTGGGGCCCCTGTCAAAGGAAGTACACGTGGCAGCA GTGGAGGTGATCGttatgggggtgggggtggtagGTATGGTGGAGGGCGTGGTGGGTAtggtgggggtggtggtggtggtgggtgttACAAGTGTGGTGAAGAAGGGCATTTTGCTAGGGAGTGTAGTGGGGGTGGTGGGTATGGTAGTGGGGGTGGTGGGTATGGTGGCGGTGGCGGTGGATatggtggtgggggtgggagATATGATCGCTATGGTGGCGGCGGCGGTGGTGGTTGTTTTAATTGTGGGGAAGAAGGGCATTTTGCACGTGAATGTCCCAACAGTAGTAATCGTTGA
- the LOC132049891 gene encoding cold shock protein 2-like isoform X2 has protein sequence MESDQGRRMKGSVKWFSDQKGFGFVTPDDGGEDLFVHQSGIRSEGFRSLAEGEPVEFDVESGDDGRTKAVNVTGPGGAPVKGSTRGSSGGDRYGGGGGRYGGGRGGYGGGGGGGGCYKCGEEGHFARECSGGGGYGSGGGGYGGGGGGYGGGGGRYDRYGGGGGGGCFNCGEEGHFARL, from the exons ATGGAGAGTGATCAGGGCCGTAGGATGAAGGGATCAGTGAAGTGGTTCAGTGATCAAAAGGGTTTCGGTTTCGTGACACCTGATGATGGTGGTGAGGATCTGTTTGTTCATCAATCAGGTATTAGATCTGAAGGTTTTCGTAGCTTAGCTGAAGGGGAACCTGTTGAGTTTGATGTTGAGTCTGGCGATGATGGAAGAACTAAGGCTGTTAATGTTACTGGTCCTGGTGGGGCCCCTGTCAAAGGAAGTACACGTGGCAGCA GTGGAGGTGATCGttatgggggtgggggtggtagGTATGGTGGAGGGCGTGGTGGGTAtggtgggggtggtggtggtggtgggtgttACAAGTGTGGTGAAGAAGGGCATTTTGCTAGGGAGTGTAGTGGGGGTGGTGGGTATGGTAGTGGGGGTGGTGGGTATGGTGGCGGTGGCGGTGGATatggtggtgggggtgggagATATGATCGCTATGGTGGCGGCGGCGGTGGTGGTTGTTTTAATTGTGGGGAAGAAGGGCATTTTGCAC GGTTATGA